The Petrocella atlantisensis genome has a window encoding:
- a CDS encoding TrkH family potassium uptake protein, whose amino-acid sequence MNKTKSQLDVNLKPTQVLVLGFLMLIFLGAILLSLPMASAAGESTRIIDALFTATSAVCVTGLVVLNTASHWSPFGKVIILMLIQIGGLGFMTIASTIFMILGRKISLRDRMMIQESLNQSTLSGMVRLTKNIIIGTLILEAIGALFLSFKFVPEYGTKGIFYSIFHAISAFCNAGFDIIGDSSLMPYVGSITINFTIMTLIIIGGLGFTVWMDVIKVTKNELRIGLKGLKLKRWFRHLRLHTKLVLVITTSLIMVGFVIFFSLEGFNDATLGNLPLKDKVLGAMFQSVTTRTAGFNTINNSDMTDVSKFVTIILMFIGGSPAGTAGGIKTVTIGVIFFEVLSVVRGKEDTEAFDRRIPRNTIKRALAVVMISLFVVIGVTMLLTITESGGFMDILFEAVSGFATVGLSLGETQRLTQFGKLIMSLTMFIGRLGPITMAVALTIRHEKKKINIRKPEEKVMVG is encoded by the coding sequence ATGAATAAAACAAAAAGCCAGTTGGATGTTAATTTAAAGCCGACACAAGTTTTGGTTTTGGGATTTTTGATGCTTATTTTTTTGGGAGCAATTCTATTAAGTCTTCCGATGGCAAGTGCTGCAGGCGAAAGCACTAGAATTATTGATGCCCTTTTTACAGCCACTTCAGCAGTGTGCGTAACTGGTTTAGTCGTCCTTAATACAGCATCCCATTGGAGCCCATTTGGAAAAGTGATTATTCTCATGCTCATACAAATTGGCGGACTGGGGTTTATGACCATTGCCAGTACTATATTTATGATTCTAGGTAGAAAAATAAGCTTGCGAGATCGTATGATGATACAAGAATCTTTGAACCAGAGTACCTTGTCAGGTATGGTTCGATTGACAAAAAACATCATTATAGGTACATTAATCTTAGAGGCGATTGGTGCCTTGTTTCTATCATTTAAATTTGTACCTGAATATGGTACAAAAGGAATATTCTACAGTATATTTCACGCCATATCAGCGTTTTGTAATGCCGGCTTTGATATTATTGGTGATAGTAGTCTTATGCCTTATGTCGGTAGCATTACGATTAATTTTACAATTATGACACTGATTATTATTGGTGGTTTGGGTTTTACAGTATGGATGGATGTCATAAAAGTTACAAAAAATGAGTTGAGAATTGGACTAAAAGGCTTGAAGCTCAAAAGGTGGTTTAGGCATTTACGCCTTCACACAAAATTAGTTTTAGTAATTACGACGAGTCTGATTATGGTTGGTTTTGTTATCTTTTTTTCCCTGGAAGGATTCAATGATGCAACCCTGGGAAATCTACCTCTAAAAGACAAGGTTTTAGGTGCCATGTTTCAATCAGTAACGACGAGAACAGCAGGTTTTAATACAATTAATAACAGTGATATGACAGATGTATCTAAGTTTGTCACCATCATCTTGATGTTTATCGGCGGATCACCGGCGGGAACAGCTGGCGGTATCAAGACTGTTACCATTGGCGTCATATTCTTTGAAGTACTGTCGGTTGTAAGAGGGAAAGAAGACACAGAAGCATTTGATCGACGCATCCCTCGAAACACCATAAAAAGAGCCCTTGCAGTAGTTATGATTAGTTTGTTTGTGGTCATAGGTGTAACCATGTTACTTACTATAACGGAATCGGGTGGATTTATGGATATCTTATTTGAAGCAGTATCCGGATTTGCTACAGTAGGACTCTCCTTAGGTGAGACTCAAAGACTCACTCAATTTGGTAAATTAATTATGAGTTTGACCATGTTTATTGGTAGGCTTGGACCGATTACCATGGCTGTAGCGCTCACAATAAGGCATGAGAAGAAAAAGATTAACATTAGAAAACCTGAAGAAAAAGTAATGGTAGGATAA
- a CDS encoding tetratricopeptide repeat protein produces the protein MAKLKSKWRSITLGYLVISYFVIVVINRLPVSYFLIGFGIYSLMMIILFFGTFVGVLGVLIQTFTRDNQKALPLYKLAYKLGTQNTTILATYGLLLLRNNEVSQALNCFDKGLETNTYFLTTKTLMGNKAICYWKLGQLDKAIQIYYDFFDQYGAENQVFLKNHTYDDDTIRTVVKDNPYFFPQDFTTLGYLFMLKEDYVKATFFTKAALNKKEDYASAYDNMGQIAYRQNNLVIAKEYFQKALELDENAPDTLYHMGLIYQLEHNNTEALQYLKKAKSCYLDGLSTITYDMIDTAIKHTT, from the coding sequence ATGGCAAAACTTAAATCAAAATGGCGTTCTATTACACTGGGCTATCTTGTAATCAGTTACTTTGTAATCGTCGTCATAAACCGCTTACCTGTTTCCTATTTTTTAATTGGCTTTGGTATATATTCTCTAATGATGATCATCCTATTTTTCGGTACTTTTGTCGGCGTTCTTGGTGTTCTTATTCAGACCTTTACTAGGGACAACCAGAAGGCTTTACCACTCTATAAGTTAGCTTATAAACTAGGCACACAAAACACGACCATCTTAGCCACCTACGGTCTTTTACTGCTTCGAAATAATGAAGTGAGCCAGGCACTAAACTGCTTTGATAAGGGTCTTGAAACAAATACTTATTTCCTTACTACAAAAACATTGATGGGCAATAAAGCCATCTGCTATTGGAAACTGGGACAGCTGGACAAAGCCATCCAAATCTATTATGATTTTTTTGATCAATATGGTGCCGAAAATCAAGTCTTTCTAAAAAATCATACCTATGATGACGATACGATTCGTACAGTTGTAAAAGATAATCCTTATTTCTTCCCTCAAGACTTCACCACTTTGGGCTATCTATTTATGCTAAAAGAAGATTATGTCAAAGCGACTTTCTTTACAAAGGCTGCTTTAAATAAAAAAGAAGACTATGCTTCAGCCTATGACAATATGGGTCAGATTGCATATAGGCAAAACAATCTGGTTATTGCCAAAGAATATTTTCAGAAGGCGCTAGAGCTGGATGAAAATGCTCCAGATACTTTGTACCATATGGGCTTAATCTATCAGTTGGAGCATAATAACACAGAGGCACTTCAATATCTAAAAAAAGCTAAAAGTTGTTATCTTGACGGCTTAAGCACCATTACTTATGATATGATTGATACCGCCATCAAGCACACTACATAA
- a CDS encoding potassium channel family protein produces MAGRNDFVVFGLGKFGRSVAETLAYNGKEVLAIDIKEEVIQDVADLVTHAVQADVTDGDALKALGIGNFDVAVVAISNNLQASIMATILAKELGVPYVLAKAQNEIHKRVLEKVGADKVIFPEREIGTRIANNLISENFIDYIELSIDHSIVEIEVVDEWVSKTLKELNMRANYGINVMAIRKGEEITITPGADFVLQASDVLVVIGSNEDLRKINVIKKDNYDK; encoded by the coding sequence ATGGCAGGTAGAAATGATTTTGTAGTATTCGGATTAGGTAAATTTGGTAGAAGTGTGGCAGAGACTTTGGCTTATAATGGTAAAGAAGTCTTGGCGATTGACATTAAAGAAGAAGTGATTCAGGATGTGGCAGATCTTGTTACTCATGCGGTACAAGCGGATGTTACAGATGGAGATGCCCTAAAAGCTCTAGGTATAGGTAATTTTGACGTAGCGGTAGTGGCAATATCCAATAACCTTCAAGCCAGTATTATGGCAACGATATTGGCGAAAGAGTTAGGCGTGCCTTATGTACTTGCAAAAGCTCAAAACGAAATCCATAAAAGGGTGCTTGAAAAAGTGGGCGCAGACAAAGTCATTTTCCCGGAAAGAGAAATCGGTACGCGTATTGCTAATAATTTGATCTCAGAGAATTTTATTGATTATATTGAATTATCCATTGATCATAGTATTGTTGAAATCGAAGTTGTTGACGAATGGGTTAGTAAGACCCTAAAAGAATTGAACATGCGTGCCAATTATGGTATTAATGTTATGGCCATTCGAAAAGGTGAAGAAATAACCATTACACCTGGTGCGGATTTTGTTCTTCAGGCATCAGACGTTTTGGTTGTTATTGGTTCGAATGAAGATCTTAGAAAAATTAACGTTATTAAAAAGGATAATTATGATAAGTAG
- a CDS encoding TrmH family RNA methyltransferase produces MISSLSNPKIKEIQKLQNNHRYRKQSQKFVVEGWRLIKEIPTEQIERIYVQTSQMDKFISLELYGDWDVEQVSDTVMKAISNETTSQGILATVHMKPFMEEGSLPINPLIIALENVQDPGNLGTILRTADAAGVDMVVLSIGTVDLYNPKVVKATMGAIFRLNILKDIDLCSYVKDLKEKGIQIFAAHLNGTKNHYEGSYIAGTCFLMGNEGDGLSNDLSGLATEYIKIPMRSEAESLNVAVATSILVYEAIRQRDTNAFTI; encoded by the coding sequence ATGATAAGTAGTCTGTCGAATCCTAAAATAAAGGAAATACAAAAACTTCAAAACAACCATAGGTACCGTAAGCAGTCTCAGAAATTTGTAGTAGAAGGCTGGCGTCTGATCAAAGAAATACCGACTGAGCAGATTGAACGTATTTATGTACAAACCTCTCAAATGGATAAATTTATCTCTTTAGAGCTATATGGAGATTGGGATGTTGAGCAGGTCAGTGACACAGTCATGAAAGCCATAAGCAATGAGACAACATCTCAAGGTATTCTGGCGACGGTTCATATGAAGCCTTTTATGGAAGAGGGTTCTCTACCTATAAATCCTTTAATAATTGCCCTAGAAAATGTTCAGGACCCAGGCAATCTAGGTACAATCCTTAGAACAGCAGATGCAGCAGGGGTGGATATGGTGGTATTGTCTATAGGGACAGTCGATTTGTACAATCCAAAAGTAGTAAAAGCCACTATGGGTGCAATCTTTAGATTGAATATCCTAAAAGATATAGATTTATGCAGCTATGTTAAAGACCTAAAGGAAAAAGGCATTCAGATATTTGCAGCGCATCTGAATGGAACAAAGAACCATTATGAAGGCAGCTATATTGCAGGAACATGCTTTTTGATGGGTAATGAAGGTGACGGACTTAGCAATGACTTATCCGGTCTTGCGACAGAATATATAAAAATTCCTATGCGGTCAGAGGCAGAAAGTCTTAATGTCGCAGTTGCAACGAGTATATTGGTATACGAAGCCATAAGACAAAGAGATACAAACGCATTCACTATATAA
- a CDS encoding Ppx/GppA phosphatase family protein, translated as MSKNLIAAIDVGSHAIRMKIGEINKAGDFRLLEKFRKIAVLGHDTFANEKVSFESVDKTCEILKNFRMTMDDYGVKRYVMMATSAIREASNKDYIMDQIKLKTGLDIRIIDNSQEQYLTLKALKHKLEHYNTVTAEGAVVIVIGAGSIQITTFLKGELKSSQNVKMGALRIKEILGALENQTTKYYKVLREYIEANLEDLDFLKDKDAYKHLIVIGGEIGVIQSLMDEDVTEETYRMKKKDFRAISDEIMSKTTDEIKRDYAIKRERAEIIVPSLMLINMFVDKTTAGEIIIPNISLADGIIRYIHEDIYNLHTNDISTQDIITSATVMAKKFNYDETHCNHVEAHALLLFDKLRKIHGMKEERILLRVATILHDIGKFISLDHHNEHSYNLIKSLELFGMSTLEVEMVANIARYHGIVVPKDQDRNLAALPTRERIIVAKLIGIIRMADALDRSHKQKIKIESVRVKDKELIIRGKSVKNTTLEEWNFAKKSEFFKEVFGIKPVLIIKREL; from the coding sequence ATGTCAAAAAACCTTATAGCGGCGATAGATGTAGGCTCTCATGCCATAAGAATGAAAATCGGTGAGATTAATAAAGCAGGTGATTTCAGATTGCTTGAAAAATTTCGGAAAATAGCTGTATTAGGTCATGATACCTTTGCCAATGAAAAAGTAAGCTTTGAGTCTGTAGATAAGACCTGCGAAATACTCAAAAACTTTAGAATGACAATGGATGATTATGGTGTAAAAAGGTATGTTATGATGGCTACCAGTGCAATCAGAGAAGCTTCTAATAAGGATTATATAATGGATCAGATTAAGCTTAAGACAGGTCTTGATATTCGTATTATCGACAATTCTCAAGAACAGTACCTGACCCTAAAAGCACTTAAGCATAAGTTGGAGCATTATAATACAGTAACAGCTGAAGGTGCGGTTGTTATTGTTATAGGTGCCGGTAGTATTCAAATCACAACTTTTCTAAAAGGTGAACTTAAATCCAGTCAAAATGTGAAGATGGGTGCGTTAAGGATCAAAGAAATCTTAGGCGCGCTTGAAAACCAAACGACAAAATACTACAAAGTTCTTAGAGAATACATTGAAGCAAACTTGGAAGACTTAGATTTTTTAAAAGATAAAGATGCCTATAAACATTTGATTGTCATAGGTGGTGAAATTGGTGTTATTCAAAGTTTGATGGATGAAGATGTAACAGAAGAAACATACAGAATGAAGAAAAAGGACTTTAGGGCTATATCAGATGAAATCATGTCTAAAACGACAGATGAAATCAAAAGAGATTATGCGATTAAAAGAGAAAGAGCCGAAATCATCGTTCCCTCTCTCATGCTAATCAACATGTTTGTTGACAAAACCACTGCAGGAGAAATCATCATACCTAATATATCTTTGGCAGACGGTATCATTCGTTACATTCATGAAGACATCTATAATCTTCATACCAATGATATCTCCACACAAGACATCATTACTAGCGCAACAGTAATGGCTAAAAAATTCAACTATGATGAAACCCATTGTAATCATGTTGAGGCACATGCATTACTGCTCTTTGATAAGTTGAGAAAAATCCACGGTATGAAAGAAGAACGTATTTTGCTACGGGTAGCAACCATTTTACATGATATAGGAAAATTTATAAGCTTGGATCACCATAATGAACACTCTTATAATCTCATAAAATCCTTGGAATTGTTTGGGATGTCTACATTGGAAGTGGAGATGGTGGCAAATATTGCTAGATATCATGGCATTGTTGTACCTAAGGATCAAGATAGAAATCTGGCTGCATTACCAACTAGAGAGCGTATTATTGTAGCAAAACTTATTGGAATCATTCGTATGGCAGATGCTCTAGATCGGAGTCACAAACAAAAAATAAAGATTGAGTCAGTCAGAGTTAAAGATAAAGAATTAATCATTAGAGGTAAATCTGTAAAAAACACCACATTGGAAGAATGGAATTTCGCAAAAAAATCAGAATTTTTCAAAGAAGTATTTGGAATAAAACCGGTTCTGATTATTAAGCGAGAGTTATAG
- a CDS encoding GGDEF domain-containing protein, translating into MSDLQNSVELLIKNHIDVLNSNQKEKNSNHISHQDFTLIEELYEHDELGIVLINHFGHIEYRNNKFSKLFMLDKYEKTFSNLLNLSQLPLDIKYENKIFLLTYPSGLVAKLILNHQIVRFQKTSLLLLKFSDQTKFLENESFNQDFRKKVALYFKHLEAPMFLINQEGYIVDIPQNNLKVFGKPLKAIQGDSIFEAFPYDYAKEIMDRLQHTGEKIKLYFQYQHDLTQSIQVLDTTLHKIGDGLTLCHIKDVSDLNTMSSTLEYLNNFDPLTGFLNHTQFELKLKELNQHGFLPLGVYVLTVQGLKKLNKTLGYTTSDQLLVEIAHDLKSSASQYEIPCRISGDTFVLFFPNCSSGTLNKFLEKMDQSLISYHEKYKKHLLTYTQKSMMIKTKQTNLSKTVKGLLP; encoded by the coding sequence ATGTCCGACTTACAAAACAGCGTCGAGCTTCTAATTAAGAACCATATTGATGTCTTGAATAGCAATCAAAAAGAGAAAAATTCCAATCATATCAGCCATCAGGACTTTACATTAATTGAAGAATTGTACGAGCATGATGAATTGGGCATTGTCCTCATTAACCATTTTGGTCATATTGAATACCGAAATAATAAATTCTCTAAACTTTTTATGCTGGATAAATATGAGAAGACTTTCTCCAATCTACTTAACCTAAGCCAATTACCACTTGATATAAAATATGAAAACAAGATTTTCCTATTGACTTATCCAAGTGGTTTAGTTGCTAAACTTATCTTGAACCATCAAATTGTAAGATTCCAAAAGACATCACTGCTACTTTTGAAATTTAGTGATCAGACAAAATTCCTTGAAAATGAAAGCTTCAATCAAGATTTTCGTAAAAAAGTAGCCTTGTATTTCAAACATCTTGAAGCACCAATGTTCTTAATTAATCAAGAAGGATATATCGTTGATATACCTCAAAATAACCTGAAAGTATTTGGTAAGCCACTAAAGGCTATTCAAGGCGACAGTATTTTCGAAGCCTTCCCTTATGATTATGCTAAAGAAATCATGGACCGTTTGCAACATACCGGTGAAAAAATCAAACTTTACTTTCAGTACCAACACGACTTGACTCAATCCATCCAAGTTCTGGATACAACATTACATAAAATAGGCGATGGTTTAACCTTGTGCCATATAAAAGATGTGTCTGATTTGAACACGATGTCTTCCACCCTAGAGTACTTAAATAATTTCGATCCTCTAACAGGCTTTCTTAACCATACACAATTCGAGTTAAAGTTGAAAGAGCTGAACCAACATGGCTTTTTACCTCTTGGTGTTTATGTTCTAACAGTTCAGGGCCTTAAGAAGCTTAATAAAACGCTTGGGTATACGACTTCCGACCAACTTCTTGTAGAAATTGCTCATGACTTAAAATCATCTGCGAGCCAATATGAGATTCCTTGCCGCATAAGTGGTGATACCTTCGTCCTTTTTTTCCCAAACTGTTCCTCGGGAACTTTAAATAAATTCTTGGAAAAAATGGACCAATCACTGATCTCCTATCATGAAAAATATAAAAAACACTTATTAACCTATACACAAAAAAGTATGATGATTAAAACGAAACAAACCAATCTTTCTAAAACGGTCAAAGGTCTATTACCTTAA